From a single Miscanthus floridulus cultivar M001 chromosome 8, ASM1932011v1, whole genome shotgun sequence genomic region:
- the LOC136473460 gene encoding uncharacterized protein yields MAAHSEHPPSPAEPQPQAPPAPTTIRDLSDDLLREILLRLPSLPSLVRAALTCRAFLAAVRSSPAFRRRFRALHPAPLLGFFFDPDGNENPTFTPIRRGSDRDHAAAVRGLDAFLTRVPHQNDDDVFPGWQIMECRGGCLLLLNWRTKQFAAYNPLTGALDLVPKLPDEISKGHRGKFISGDFFLVVPDDEAPDRRSFRVVSSCHDKSRVRVAVFSSTTRKWQILPWSEPVPTQPASGKYWLLSGNQVNGFLCWSHHKNAYKVLLDTATLQFSFIDLPHGLSGQGHLYRTGDTKDGKLCIVAAIDFTLFVWFRTPDADGVDKWVLQNVLQMEEEVLEATEGERDELEQLKVFAIRDGIVYMTTFETFRDATLPCWYLSFCLETRKLEKLFYVKADGHAHPYFMPWPTSLVEVEHPAEVEREKLVNDDDTEIITTLGAIKRSVKAV; encoded by the exons ATGGCCGCCCATTCTGAGCACCCACCGTCACCGGCGGAACCGCAACCGCAAGCACCGCCCGCCCCCACCACCATACGCGACCTCTCCGACGACCTCCTGCGCgagatcctcctccgcctcccgtCCCTCCCTTCGCTCGTCCGCGCCGCCCTCACCTGCCGCGCCTTCCTCGCCGCCGTCCGCTCCTCCCCCGCCTTCCGCCGGCGTTTCCGCGCGCTGCACCCGGCCCCTCTCCTCGGCTTCTTCTTCGACCCCGACGGCAATGAAAACCCCACCTTCACGCCCATCCGCCGCGGCTCCGACCGGGACCACGCGGCCGCCGTCCGCGGCCTCGACGCCTTCCTCACCCGCGTCCCGCACCAGAACGACGACGACGTCTTCCCCGGATGGCAGATAATGGAGTGCCGCGGCGGCTGCCTTCTCCTCCTCAACTGGAGAACCAAGCAGTTCGCCGCCTACAACCCCCTCACCGGGGCCTTGGATCTCGTCCCCAAGCTGCCTGATGAGATCTCCAAAGGACACCGCGGCAAGTTCATCTCCGGTGATTTCTTCCTGGTCGTCCCCGACGACGAGGCTCCCGACAGGCGTTCGTTCCGCGTGGTCTCCTCCTGCCACGACAAGTCTCGGGTGCGCGTTGCCGTCTTCTCGTCGACCACCAGGAAGTGGCAGATTCTCCCCTGGTCGGAGCCTGTGCCGACACAGCCGGCGAGTGGCAAGTACTGGCTTCTCTCGGGGAATCAGGTGAATGGGTTCCTGTGCTGGTCACACCATAAGAATGCCTACAAGGTGTTGCTGGACACTGCGACGCTGCAATTCTCGTTCATCGATCTGCCGCATGGCTTGAGTGGGCAAGGCCACCTCTACAGGACTGGGGATACAAAGGATGGGAAGCTCTGCATCGTGGCCGCGATCGATTTCACACTCTTCGTTTGGTTCCGGACACCAGATGCTGATGGTGTTGACAAGTGGGTGCTTCAAAATGTGTTGCAGATGGAGGAAGAGGTtcttgaggccaccgagggcgaacgGGATGAACTTGAACAGCTTAAAGTGTTTGCAATTCGGGACGGCATTGTGTACATGACGACATTTGAGACATTTAGAGATGCTACTTTGCCTTGTTGGTACCTATCCTTCTGCCTGGAAACAAGGAAGCTGGAAAAGCTCTTTTATGTAAAAGCTGATGGCCATGCTCATCCCTACTTCATGCCATGGCCTACTTCTTTAGTAG AAGTGGAGCATCCTGCTGAAGTAGAAAGAGAAAAGTTGGTCAATGACGACGACACAGAGATTATCACGACACTTGGCGCAATCAAGAGATCAGTGAAAGctgtgtag
- the LOC136473462 gene encoding ABC transporter A family member 2-like yields the protein MELLSGSALAWQQYRALLRKNATLTWRNRRSAALQLFSSLVFIFLIFCIDRAVRSRFSSTTAYRNVPDPEPLVAPPIPPCEDKFFIKSPCYDFLWSDGGSSRIRGLVDAIRNNNPGRPIPPEKVLGFRTPDDVDAWLFQNPMRCSGALHFQDINATQIKYGIQTNSTPVARRGTYEDPTFKFQIPLQVAAEREMARLLIGDPNFSWTVGFKEFAHPATETFSTIAQAGPTFFLAIAMFGFVFQISALVAEKELKLRQAMSTMGLYESAYWLSWFTWEALLTTLSALFTVLFGMMFQFDFFLHNNFGILFLLFFLFQLNMLSFAFMISTFVAKAASATTVGFAIFIIGFLTQLVTTFGFPYSADYKKLYRTLWSLFPPDLFAKALNILGKATATPEDKGISWNQRGECLSFETDCVITIDDIYKWLISTFFLWFVLAIYFDNILPNVNGVRKSVFYFLMPSYWTGKGGKMEEGGLFSFFGSSRPADDATPTDEDVLAEQNLVKEQAANNTVDPGVAVQIHGLRKTYPGTFSIGCCCRCSKSKPFHSVKGLWVNLEKDQLFCLLGPNGAGKTTTISCLTGITPITGGDAFIYGHSVRSTVGMSNIRRMIGVCPQFDILWDALTAKEHMELFASIKGLPPAAITSVAEESLAKVKLSQVTNARAGSYSGGMKRRLSVAIALIGDPKLVFLDEPTTGMDPITRRHVWDIIEEAKKGRAIVLTTHSMEEADILGDRIAIMAKGKLRCIGTSIRLKSKFGTGYIANVNFSGNGHMQSPNSNSNTEAAVNPNIEAVKWFFKERLDINPKEESRTFLTFVIPHHKEPLLTRFFGELQDREGEFGISDIQLGLTTLEEVFLNIAKQAELESSTAEGTLVTLNLSSGATIQIPKGARFVGIPGTETADHPRGFMVEVYWDQDENGSLCISGHSDEMPVPVHAELRRPPSLSRRASMGRGGPVGYVIDLNQAP from the exons ATGGAGCTCCTGAGCGGCAGCGCGCTGGCGTGGCAGCAGTACCGCGCGCTGCTCCGCAAGAACGCCACGCTCACCTGGCGCAACCGCCGCTCGGCCGCGCTGCAGCTCTTCTCCTCGCTCGTCTTCATCTTCCTCATCTTCTGCATCGACCGCGCCGTCCGCTCCAGGTTCTCCAGCACCACCGCCTACCGCAACGTGCCGGACCCGGAGCCGCTCGTCGCGCCGCCGATCCCGCCCTGCGAGGACAAGTTCTTCATCAAGTCCCCCTGCTACGACTTCCTCTGGAGCGACGGCGGGAGCAGCCGCATCAGGGGCCTTGTCGACGCCATCCGGAACAACAACCCCGGCCGGCCCATACCGCCCGAAAAG GTTTTAGGTTTTAGGACTCCGGATGATGTTGATGCTTGGTTGTTTCAAAACCCAATGCGCTGCTCTGGTGCTTTGCATTTTCAAGATATAAATGCCACCCAGATAAAGTATGGTATTCAGACAAACTCTACTCCGGTAGCACGGAGAGGAACATACGAAGATCCGACCTTCAAGTTCCAGATACCACTCCAAGTTGCAGCTGAGAGGGAAATGGCAAGACTTCTTATTGGAG ATCCAAATTTTAGCTGGACTGTCGGATTTAAGGAATTCGCTCACCCAGCCACAGAGACCTTCTCTACCATTGCTCAAGCAGGACCAACTTTCTTTCTTGCCATTGCAATGTTTGGATTTGTTTTCCAAATCAGTGCTTTGGTGGCAGAGAAAGAACTAAAGCTTCGTCAG GCTATGTCTACCATGGGGCTCTATGAATCGGCTTACTGGTTATCGTGGTTTACTTGGGAGGCCCTTCTTACAACACTTTCAGCACTTTTTACTGTGCTCTTTGGGATGATGTTCCAGTTCGATTTCTTCCTTCATAATAATTTTGGAATCCTATTCCTCCTGTTCTTCCTGTTCCAACTGAACATG CTTAGTTTTGCCTTCATGATATCCACGTTCGTAGCGAAGGCAGCATCGGCAACTACTGTTGGATTTGCAATATTCATTATTGGGTTCTTGACTCAG CTTGTTACCACCTTTGGGTTCCCTTATTCGGCTGACTACAAAAAGTTGTACCGGACATTGTGGTCTTTATTTCCTCCTGATTTATTTGCCAAAGCCCTCAACATTCTAGGCAAGGCAACAGCCACTCCTGAAGATAAAGGTATTAGCTGGAATCAGCGTGGGGAGTGCCTATCTTTTGAGACGGACTGCGTCATTACTATT GACGATATCTATAAGTGGCTCATATCCACATTTTTCTTGTGGTTTGTCCTGGCGATATACTTTGACAACATACTTCCAAATGTAAATGGTGTCCGGAAGTCAGTTTTCTACTTTCTTATGCCTTCATACTGGACGGGTAAAGGAGGCAAGATGGAAG AGGGAGGCCTCTTCAGCTTTTTTGGATCAAGCCGTCCTGCTGATGATGCTACCCCTACTGACGAGGATGTTCTCGCGGAGCAAAACCTAGTAAAGGAACAAGCTGCAAACAATACAGTAGATCCTGGTGTTGCAGTTCAAATACATGGTCTACGGAAGACATATCCAGGAACTTTCAGCATTGGTTGTTGTTGCAGATGCTCAAAATCTAAGCCATTTCATTCTGTTAAA GGCTTATGGGTGAACCTTGAGAAGGACCAGCTATTTTGTCTTCTTGGGCCCAATGGAGCTGGCAAAACAACTACAATCAGTTGTCTGACTGGAATCACACCAATTACAGGAGGTGATG CATTCATTTATGGTCATTCTGTTCGAAGCACTGTGGGAATGTCAAATATCCGTAGGATGATCGGAGTCTGCCCACAG TTCGATATCCTGTGGGATGCATTAACAGCTAAAGAGCACATGGAATTGTTTGCCAGCATCAAGGGATTGCCTCCAGCAGCAATCACATCA GTAGCAGAGGAATCATTAGCCAAAGTGAAGCTCAGCCAGGTAACTAATGCTAGAGCAGGCAGCTACAGTGGAGGAATGAAGCGCCGGCTAAGTGTCGCGATTGCACTGATTGGTGACCCAAAATTGGTTTTTCTCGATGAACCG ACTACTGGCATGGATCCAATTACAAGGAGGCATGTTTGGGACATCATAGAGGAGGCCAAGAAAGGAAGAGCTATTGTCTTGACCACCCATTCCATGGAGGAGGCTGATATTCTTGGTGACCGGATAGCTATAATGGCAAAGGGGAAACTGCGGTGCATTGGGACATCAATAAGGCTGAAGTCGAAATTTGGAACAGGATACATCGCTAATGTTAATTTCTCTGGAAATGGCCACATGCAGAGCCCCAACAGCAACAGCAACACTGAGGCTGCAGTTAATCCGAACATAGAAGCTGTCAAATGGTTCTTCAAGGAA CGACTTGATATTAATCCAAAAGAGGAGAGCAGGACATTCTTGACATTTGTCATCCCTCATCACAAAGAACCGCTTCTGACG AGATTCTTTGGAGAGCTGCAAGACAGGGAAGGGGAGTTTGGAATATCAGACATTCAACTTGGTCTGACAACACTTGAAGAGGTCTTCCTGAACATTGCAAAGCAGGCAGAGCTAGAGAGCTCTACTGCTGAAGGTACCTTGGTGACTCTCAACCTGTCATCAGGAGCAACAATTCAG ATTCCCAAGGGGGCTCGTTTTGTTGGTATTCCTGGAACTGAGACAGCGGATCATCCAAGAGGCTTCATGGTTGAGGTTTACTGGGATCAGGATGAAAATGGATCGCTCTGCATTTCTGGGCACTCTGATGAGATGCCTGTGCCAGTCCATGCTGAGCTGAGGCGGCCTCCGTCACTTTCTCGTAGGGCCTCAATGGGCCGTGGAGGTCCAGTTGGGTATGTGATTGACCTGAACCAGGCCCCATGA